Proteins encoded by one window of Paroedura picta isolate Pp20150507F chromosome 11, Ppicta_v3.0, whole genome shotgun sequence:
- the CCDC12 gene encoding coiled-coil domain-containing protein 12 isoform X3: MAAPPGGLQEEALRRKERLKALRERTGTAARQNKDDGPPEAKQFRGTAEEAEEPKHNELKLRNYAPEDEELKARVVPQAKPASVEDKVKDQLEAAKPQPIIEEVDLANLAPRKPDWDLKRDVAKKLEKLEKRTQRAIAELIRERLRGQEEDLATAVDSAKQDGSDSD, translated from the exons ATGGCGGCGCCGCCGGgagggctgcaggaggaggcGCTGAGGCGGAAGGAGCGGCTGAAGGCCCTGCGGGAGCGCACCGGCACCGCCGCCAGGCAG aACAAAGACGATGGGCCGCCGGAAGCCAAGCAGTTCAGAGGCACCgctgaagaggcagaggagccaAAGCACAA cgagCTCAAGCTGCGGAATTACGCGCCGGAAGACGAGGAGCTCAAGGCCCGGGTGGTCCCTCAGGCCAAGCCGGCCTCGG TGGAGGACAAGGTGAAGGACCAGTTAGAGGCCGCCAAGCCTCAACCCATCATCGAAGAAGTG GACCTGGCGAACCTCGCACCCAGGAAGCCCGACTG GGATCTGAAGCGAGACGTTGCCAAGAAACTGGAGAAGCTCGAGAAGCGAACTCAGAGGGCGATCGCCGAGCTGATCC GAGAGCGGCTGAGAGGCCAAGAGGAGGACCTGGCCACTGCGGTGGATTCAGCAAAGCAAGACGGGAGCGATTCGGACTGA
- the CCDC12 gene encoding coiled-coil domain-containing protein 12 isoform X2: MAAPPGGLQEEALRRKERLKALRERTGTAARQNKDDGPPEAKQFRGTAEEAEEPKHNELKLRNYAPEDEELKARVVPQAKPASVEDKVKDQLEAAKPQPIIEEVDLANLAPRKPDWRAAERPRGGPGHCGGFSKARRERFGLRQPLKGPWRGCFPWTRGGSNPRTCDEALSVLSWVLAA, translated from the exons ATGGCGGCGCCGCCGGgagggctgcaggaggaggcGCTGAGGCGGAAGGAGCGGCTGAAGGCCCTGCGGGAGCGCACCGGCACCGCCGCCAGGCAG aACAAAGACGATGGGCCGCCGGAAGCCAAGCAGTTCAGAGGCACCgctgaagaggcagaggagccaAAGCACAA cgagCTCAAGCTGCGGAATTACGCGCCGGAAGACGAGGAGCTCAAGGCCCGGGTGGTCCCTCAGGCCAAGCCGGCCTCGG TGGAGGACAAGGTGAAGGACCAGTTAGAGGCCGCCAAGCCTCAACCCATCATCGAAGAAGTG GACCTGGCGAACCTCGCACCCAGGAAGCCCGACTG GAGAGCGGCTGAGAGGCCAAGAGGAGGACCTGGCCACTGCGGTGGATTCAGCAAAGCAAGACGGGAGCGATTCGGACTGAGGCAGCCCCTCAAGGGCCCTTGGAGAGGCTGCTTCCCCTGGACACGAGGCGGGTCAAACCCGAGGACTTGTGACGAAGCTTTGTCAGTTCTCTCCTGGGTCCTGGCCGCCTGA
- the CCDC12 gene encoding coiled-coil domain-containing protein 12 isoform X4 yields MAAPPGGLQEEALRRKERLKALRERTGTAARQNKDDGPPEAKQFRGTAEEAEEPKHNDVNQIIKRKGLLSCRGHALPSPLLPPPPQRAQAAELRAGRRGAQGPGGPSGQAGLGGGQGEGPVRGRQASTHHRRSGPGEPRTQEARLESG; encoded by the exons ATGGCGGCGCCGCCGGgagggctgcaggaggaggcGCTGAGGCGGAAGGAGCGGCTGAAGGCCCTGCGGGAGCGCACCGGCACCGCCGCCAGGCAG aACAAAGACGATGGGCCGCCGGAAGCCAAGCAGTTCAGAGGCACCgctgaagaggcagaggagccaAAGCACAA TGACGTCAATCAAATAATAAAACGAAAAGGACTCCTGAGCTGCAGGGGTCACGCCTtgccctcccctcttctccctccccctccccagcgagCTCAAGCTGCGGAATTACGCGCCGGAAGACGAGGAGCTCAAGGCCCGGGTGGTCCCTCAGGCCAAGCCGGCCTCGG TGGAGGACAAGGTGAAGGACCAGTTAGAGGCCGCCAAGCCTCAACCCATCATCGAAGAAGTG GACCTGGCGAACCTCGCACCCAGGAAGCCCGACTG GAGAGCGGCTGA
- the CCDC12 gene encoding coiled-coil domain-containing protein 12 isoform X1, with the protein MAAPPGGLQEEALRRKERLKALRERTGTAARQNKDDGPPEAKQFRGTAEEAEEPKHNDVNQIIKRKGLLSCRGHALPSPLLPPPPQRAQAAELRAGRRGAQGPGGPSGQAGLGGGQGEGPVRGRQASTHHRRSGPGEPRTQEARLGSEARRCQETGEAREANSEGDRRADPRAAERPRGGPGHCGGFSKARRERFGLRQPLKGPWRGCFPWTRGGSNPRTCDEALSVLSWVLAA; encoded by the exons ATGGCGGCGCCGCCGGgagggctgcaggaggaggcGCTGAGGCGGAAGGAGCGGCTGAAGGCCCTGCGGGAGCGCACCGGCACCGCCGCCAGGCAG aACAAAGACGATGGGCCGCCGGAAGCCAAGCAGTTCAGAGGCACCgctgaagaggcagaggagccaAAGCACAA TGACGTCAATCAAATAATAAAACGAAAAGGACTCCTGAGCTGCAGGGGTCACGCCTtgccctcccctcttctccctccccctccccagcgagCTCAAGCTGCGGAATTACGCGCCGGAAGACGAGGAGCTCAAGGCCCGGGTGGTCCCTCAGGCCAAGCCGGCCTCGG TGGAGGACAAGGTGAAGGACCAGTTAGAGGCCGCCAAGCCTCAACCCATCATCGAAGAAGTG GACCTGGCGAACCTCGCACCCAGGAAGCCCGACTG GGATCTGAAGCGAGACGTTGCCAAGAAACTGGAGAAGCTCGAGAAGCGAACTCAGAGGGCGATCGCCGAGCTGATCC GAGAGCGGCTGAGAGGCCAAGAGGAGGACCTGGCCACTGCGGTGGATTCAGCAAAGCAAGACGGGAGCGATTCGGACTGAGGCAGCCCCTCAAGGGCCCTTGGAGAGGCTGCTTCCCCTGGACACGAGGCGGGTCAAACCCGAGGACTTGTGACGAAGCTTTGTCAGTTCTCTCCTGGGTCCTGGCCGCCTGA